In a genomic window of Lepisosteus oculatus isolate fLepOcu1 chromosome 5, fLepOcu1.hap2, whole genome shotgun sequence:
- the senp8 gene encoding sentrin-specific protease 8 — translation MDPVVLSYQDSLLRRSDVALLEGPHWLNDQVIGFAFEYFGTERFRDLRGAACFISPEVTQFIKCASSQQELALFLEPLGLPRRRWVFLAVNDNSSQAAGGTHWSLLLYRRDRGRFAHYDSHSGGNALHARRIAAKLEAFLGSAGGVPFAEEPAPAQQNSYDCGMYVICMAEALCEGAGPGGPPAPLAQLVTPAHITQKRAEWRRLIERLAKE, via the coding sequence ATGGATCCGGTGGTTCTGAGCTACCAGGATAGCCTGCTGAGACGCTCAGACGTGGCCCTGCTGGAGGGGCCCCACTGGCTGAACGACCAGGTGATCGGCTTCGCCTTCGAGTACTTTGGCACCGAGCGCTTCCGGGACCTGCGGGGGGCGGCCTGCTTCATCAGCCCCGAGGTCACGCAGTTCATCAAGTGCGCCTCCAGCCAGCAGGAGCTGGCGCTGTTCCTAGAGCCCCTCGGGCTGCCGCGGCGCCGCTGGGTCTTCCTCGCGGTCAACGACAACTCCAGCCAGGCGGCCGGCGGCACCCACTGGAGCCTGCTGCTGTACCGCCGCGACCGCGGCCGTTTCGCCCACTACGACTCCCACAGCGGCGGCAACGCCCTGCACGCCCGCCGCATCGCCGCCAAGCTGGAGGCCTTCCTGGGGTCGGCGGGGGGGGTGCCCTTCGCGGAGGAGCCGGCCCCCGCGCAGCAGAACAGCTACGACTGCGGCATGTACGTCATCTGCATGGCCGAGGCCCTGTGCGAGGGCGCGGGCCCCGGGGGGCCCCCCGCCCCCCTCGCCCAGCTCGTCACCCCCGCCCACATCACGCAGAAGCGGGCCGAGTGGCGGAGACTGATCGAGAGGCTGGCCAAGGAGTGA